The following nucleotide sequence is from Candidatus Palauibacter australiensis.
GACCCCGCACGGCACGTCGAACTCGAGACAGGCGGCGAGCACGATCTGGATCGCCTCCTCCACCTTCTCCATGTCTCCGTCGTAGACGCGCCGGAGATCGCCCGGCCCGGGGGAGACGGCGCTGACGCCGGGGGTGGAGACGATCTGCCGCACATTGTCGATTCCCAACTGGTCCTCGATGAGGAGGAAGCTGATCAGGTGGCCGTCGGGATTGCCGGGCCAGGCGGCGTTGCCGAGCGCGTCAACGGCGAGGGCCGCCTCCTCGGCGGTCTCGACATGCGGGTAGACGATGCCGGAGATGCCGGCCGCCAGACCCTGCGCGGCACGATCCCGCGCCTCGTCGTGCCCATCCCGGATCGGGGGGATCCGCAGCAGCATCGGGTGGGGCATCATGTGCCCCGAGGCTTCCGACATCGCGGCGGCGTAGCTCTCGAGCGCGGGAATGTCGAAGGGGCCGGACTCCAGCGAGTAGAACACGAAATCGAGGGGACGGTTCGCGGCCATGGCGGCGCCGGCCTCGGGCGTGTGATCTCCGGAGAAGAGTCCGAAGATCGCATCCCCGGCGGCGAGCCGGTCCACGATCCGCGTGTCCGCGGCCTCTTCGGCCTCAGCCATGGCGTCGGTCTCCTCCTCTCCCGGGGCTCCTCCGCAACCCTGGAACAGGGCCAGGCCTCCCGTGACGCTCCCCAGCAGGAGGAGGGTGCGGAGGGGAGGGTTCCTGTGCGTGTTTCCGGCGGCCATGGGATACCTCGGGGTCAGGGGGGCCGGTCGAACGCTCGCGACGAGTTCTCGCGGAGGGCTCGCGACCCACGTCAAGCCTCGATTAGTCTAGTTTCAGGAAAGGGGGTCCCGCCATGCGCACGCCGAGAGATTTCGCCCGCACGCGAAGGGAGTTCATCGAGGAGGCTGCCCTGGGTGTCGCGGGCTTCGGCCTGCTTCCGGCCACGGCCTGGGCCTGCGCGGAGGCCCCCGACGCGGGGGAGTTGGAGAGCGCCTCGAGCGACGCCGCTTCCACCCCGGCGACGGGGACCGGACTCGTTTGGGACGACCGCTACCTGGACCACGTCCTGATCCGGCCGGACGGCGCACGCCCCCCGGAGATTCCCGACCGCCTCGTGCGCATCCGGGAGGAACTCGTCGCGCGGGGGCTCGACGCGGCCACCGTGCCGCTCGCTCCGGCCGCCGAGGCGATGCCGCACATCGAGGCGCTCCACACGCCGGAGCATGTGGCGTCGATCCGCGAAATCGAGGTATCCGGTCCGGTCGCCGAACTCGCCGTGTCCGGCGCGTTGACCGCGATCGATGCCGTCGTCGCGGAGCAGGTGCGGAACGCCTTCTGCGCGGTCCGTCCTCCGGGTCACCACGCGAACAACACCGGCGCCGAGGAGGGGTTCTGCTACTACAGCAACGCCGCCGTGGCCGCCAGGTACGCGCAGCAGGTGCACGGGTTCGAGCGGGTGCTCGTCATCGACTGGGACTACCACCACGGGAACGCGACGCAGAACGCCTTCTACGACGATCCTTCCGTGCTCTTCTTCTCCGCCCACGACTGGGCCGCCTATCCGCGCACGGGCGACCCGGCCCTCACCGGAGAAGGGGACGGAGCAGGACTCAACATCAACGTGCATCTCGACTGCGGCGCCACGGACGCCGACATGCTGGGCCGCTGGGATGACACCCTCTCGCCGGCCGTCGCCGCCTTCGACCCGGACTTCGTGATCCTCTCCGCGGGCTTCGACAGCCGCGTCGACGACCTCCTGGGCTGCTTCGCGCTCACGGACGACGCCTTCCGGCGCATGACGCGGACCGCGATGGACTACGCAGACACCTGCTGCGAAGGGCGCGTCGTCTCGCTGCTGGAGGGCGGCTACAACCTCGACGGCACCGCGCTCGCCACAGCCGCCCACATCGAGACGCTGCTCGAAGGATAGGGGTCAATCCCCCGGAGACGGGGGCCCCTGCTTCATTTAAGGGCAGCAAGCGACGCGGTGGCTTGGCCGGACGGGTCAGACGTTGAAGCGGATGTGGAGGATGTCGCCGTCTTCGACGACGTAGTCCCTGCCCTCGACCTGTAGCAGGCCCGCCTCCTTCACGGCCTGTTCGGAGCCGTACTTCGCGAACACCTCGTAGGGGATGACCTCCGCGCGGATGAAGCCGCGTTCCATGTCGGAATGGACCCGGCCCGCCGCCCGCCGGGCGCGCGTGCCGCGCCGGATCGTCCAGGCGCGCACTTCGGCGGGGGCGGCGGTGAAGAAGGAGATGAGGTCGAGGAGTCCGTAGGCCGAGCGGATGAAGCGGGCGAGCGCCGGTTCGCGCAGGCCGAGCGCCTCCACGAAGGCGGCCCGGTCTTCCGGCTCGAGGTCGGCGATCTCCGCCTCGACGGGCGCGGACAGCGCCAGGCCGCCGGCCCCCATCGCGGCGAGTCGCGCGGCGAGCGCCGGCGGCAGCGCCTCCCCGGCGCGATCCTCGCTGCGGTTCAGCACGGCGAGCAGCGGACGGTCCGTCAGGAGGCCGTAGCCGCGGAACGGCGCGCGGTCCAGTTCCGCCCGGGGCACGGTCCGCAGCGGCTGCTCGCGTTCGAGCGCCCCCAGCGCCCCTTCGAAGGCGGCGATCTCGACGGCGTCCGCTCCCTCGCGACGCGCCCGGTCCAGCCGGCGCTCGACGATGTCGAGATCGGAGAGCAGACACTCCGTGGCGAAAGCCTCGAGTTCGCCCTCCGCGTCCGGCGGGTCGGCCAGCGCCGGGTTGTCGAAGTCCCTCAGGACGAGGCAGAGCGCCTCCTGGTCGCGGATCTGCTGGAGCCCGCGCGGCGACAGGCCCTTGCTCGCCGCGCCGTGCTCCCCCGGAATGTCGCAGAACCGCATCTCCGCGTACGTCGTCCTGCGCGGGGACAGGAGGGCGCTGAGCGCATCGATTCGCGCATCCGGAACCCGCACCGTACCCAGCCGCATCTCGCCGCCGAACCCGACCGGGACGCCGAGTCCCGTCATCGCGTTGAACACCGTCGTCTTGCCGGCGCCCGCGAACCCCACGAGCCCAATCTTCACCGCGTCCTCTCTCCGCTTATCTTCGGTGCGTGAATATCCAAATCCCGGTCTCCGCCGGCGAACTCATCGACCGCATCACCATCCTGCGACTGAAACAGTCCCGGATCCGCGACCCCCGGAAGCTCGCGAACGTGAACTCCGAGCTCGAGCGCCTCCAGGAGATCTGCGAGCAGACGATCGGGCCGCTCGAGGGAGCCCCGCTCCGCGTCACGAAACGCCTCGGGGAACTGGAAGCGGTGAACCGGGGCATATGGGATGTCGAGGACAAGTTGCGCGCTCTGGAACGTGCCCGCGACTTCGGCCACCGCTTCATCGAAGCGGCGCGGCAAGTCTACCGCCTCAACGACGAACGTCACCGCCTCAAGCGCGCCCTCAGCGAGGACTACGGCTCTGCGATCCTCGAGGAGAAGTCGCACGCGTCCGCCGACCCGGAGACGGACCCGGCGTAGTCGCGGACTGCGGAGGGTCGCGGACTCGGCCCGGTCACGGGCAGAATGGGTCGAGGCGGTCGGCCACCGCGGCCAGGCCGTCCACCGGTGAGACGTCGCTCCCCGTCACCTTCGAGATCCGGATCGCGACGATGCCGTTGGGGAAGAGGACGACGCGGTGCCCGCCCCAGCCCGACATGCGCGGGAGGTCGACGACGCAGCCCCCTTCGCCGACGTAGTTCTGGTGCCAGACCGCGAGGTAGTAGCTGGGCTGCCCGATCTCGACGGGCGGGCCGAAGGCGATCCCCCGCGCGTCCGTCCGGTACAACACCTCGGCCGTCAACTCGGGGTGCAGCAGAGGCTCGCCCGCGTGCATGCCCCCGTTCTGGAGCAGCCGCGCGATCTTCGCGAGGTCGTCCAACGTCGGGTAGTAACCCTGTGACATCTGCGGCAGCGTGAGCGAGCCGTCCGCCTCGACGAGCCGGTTGGTCGGCACGTGCGGCACGCCGATGGGTCGGTACACCTCGTCCTCCAGCATCTCCCACAGATCGGCCTCCGGACCGGCCCGATGCTTGAGGTAGGCGTCCATCGCCGCGCCGATGAGGAACGCGTCCTGGTCGCGGTAGCGGACGACCTCGCCGGGTCCCCACGGATGGTTCGAGGCGCGGAACACCTGCCGGATCCGCTCGTCCTTCGAAATCGCCGTGTACCAGTCGTCGTAGCCGATCAGGTAGCCGTCGCCCGTGTTGTTGGGCTCGGTCCGCGTCGATCCCTCTCCCACCCCCGTGGCCATGTTGAGGACGTCCCGGAAGCGGACGTCCTCCCAGCCGTCGTGTTCCGCCGTGACGTTCAGGTGGTCGGCCACGCGCTCCTCGAGGATCTCGCGCCCGTAGCGCTGCGCCAGCCGCAGCGCGGCCACCGTGTTCCCGGTGGACTTGGTGACGGACCAGATCCCGAAACGCTGCTCCCGGCAGAAGGGAAGCTCCCCGAACGGCGTGGGGCAGTCGGCGGCGTAGAGCGTGTCCCGCACGAGGAAGGCGGCCGTGACCATGTTCGCGGTATTCATGTCCCCGTGCATGGCGTCGAACACGGCGTCTCCCACCCGCGGGCGCAGGTCGGAGATCGGGCGCAGGGGCAGACGCCGCGCCTTCTCGGCGGCGAAGGCCTCGATCGCCCCCGCCGGCGCCGGGCCCGGCGCAAACTCCGCCGCGAGCTGGCCCCACATCAACCGCCGCTGCACGAGGAAGTAGGGCCGTCCCTGGGTCACGGTCTGGAAGCGGACGCCCGACACCTCCCGGTCGTTGAAGGCGAAGGTCGCAACCCCGTTGTACGTCTCGTTCTCGACGGAACTCGCGAGTTGCAGCGGGAACGCCGCCCGCGACCATGCTTCCCCCGGCTCGGCCCAGACGGTTCCGGGCCCGACCAGGACATCCCAATAACTCCCGGCTTCGGTGCGCGTGCCGGAGACGATGAGATTGCGGTTCCACGGGATCAGGTCGCGGCCATCCGCGACGAATCCCAGCGACACGTCGGGGAAGCGCTTCGTGTCCCGCCCCATGAAGCGGCGCGGATCGAGTTCCGCGGGCTCCGTCTCGATCTCGGCCCCGGCGAGCGTGATGACGCCGGAGAAGGGATGCCGGGCGGGCTCCGCTTCGGACGAGGGGAGAAAGCGGTCGTTGGGGAGCATGGCGGGCGGGGGCCAGGCCCCGCGGGTCAGCTCTTCGAGGGGGATCGGAGCGGAAGCGCCGGGGCCGCCCGCGCCTCCGCAGGCGCCTGAGAGCAGAAGCGCGGCCAGCAGCGGAAGCCGGTTTCGAGTCATCGCGATCCTTTCCGAGCGGTGCACGTCACGTCGGTCACCCCTCGGCGAACCCCGCGGTTGCCGCCGCCGGGGCGTCTTGGAGGCGCCGAGACCTGTGCGTAGCTTGCGGCGGGAGCATACGAACTGTCACGAGGGGGAGTGAATATGCACGCATGGCGGGGAACCGTTCGACACGCCGGGATCGTGGTTCTGGCGGCCGTACTGGCGGTCTCATGCGATGGAAGTACCGGGCCGTCGAGCTTCGAGCCGGGACCGCTGGGAACCGTGACGATCCTGCGCGGCGAGTCGGTGCGGATCCGTTCCCTGCTGTCGATGACGGGCGCGCCATCGCTCGGGGTCGCGGCGCGGCGCGGCGTGGAGCTTGCCGTCCGCGACGTGGGCACCGTCCTCGGCCGCGGCGTCGACCTCGGCGACCCGGTGGACTCCAGGTGCTCCCCCGAGGGCGGGCGGGCCGGCGCCGCCGAGATCGTCGCCGATCCGCAGGTGGTGGGCGTCATCGGCACCTCCTGCTCGGCCGCCGCGGTGGCCGCCTCCCCGGTGATCAGCCGGGCGGGGTTCGCGATGATCGCGCCGAGCACCACGTCGCCGGTGCTGACCTCCGATCTGGCGGGCACCCCGAGCCCGGACCATCACCCCGGCTATTTCCGCGTCGCCAACAACGACCTCTACCAGGCGCGGGCCGTGGCGGACTTCGCCTACACTCATCTCGGCCTCCGTCGGATCGTCACGCTGCACGACGGGGATCCCTACACGACGGCGCTGACGAACGCTTTCGGGGACGCCTTCCGCGCGGTCGGCGGAGAGGTACCCGTCGCCACCGGAATCGCGAAGGGTCAGACGGACATGACGTCCGTGCTCGCGGAGTTCGCGGCCGCCGGGCC
It contains:
- a CDS encoding DUF933 domain-containing protein; this encodes MKIGLVGFAGAGKTTVFNAMTGLGVPVGFGGEMRLGTVRVPDARIDALSALLSPRRTTYAEMRFCDIPGEHGAASKGLSPRGLQQIRDQEALCLVLRDFDNPALADPPDAEGELEAFATECLLSDLDIVERRLDRARREGADAVEIAAFEGALGALEREQPLRTVPRAELDRAPFRGYGLLTDRPLLAVLNRSEDRAGEALPPALAARLAAMGAGGLALSAPVEAEIADLEPEDRAAFVEALGLREPALARFIRSAYGLLDLISFFTAAPAEVRAWTIRRGTRARRAAGRVHSDMERGFIRAEVIPYEVFAKYGSEQAVKEAGLLQVEGRDYVVEDGDILHIRFNV
- a CDS encoding histone deacetylase, with amino-acid sequence MRTPRDFARTRREFIEEAALGVAGFGLLPATAWACAEAPDAGELESASSDAASTPATGTGLVWDDRYLDHVLIRPDGARPPEIPDRLVRIREELVARGLDAATVPLAPAAEAMPHIEALHTPEHVASIREIEVSGPVAELAVSGALTAIDAVVAEQVRNAFCAVRPPGHHANNTGAEEGFCYYSNAAVAARYAQQVHGFERVLVIDWDYHHGNATQNAFYDDPSVLFFSAHDWAAYPRTGDPALTGEGDGAGLNINVHLDCGATDADMLGRWDDTLSPAVAAFDPDFVILSAGFDSRVDDLLGCFALTDDAFRRMTRTAMDYADTCCEGRVVSLLEGGYNLDGTALATAAHIETLLEG
- a CDS encoding DUF6165 family protein, with product MNIQIPVSAGELIDRITILRLKQSRIRDPRKLANVNSELERLQEICEQTIGPLEGAPLRVTKRLGELEAVNRGIWDVEDKLRALERARDFGHRFIEAARQVYRLNDERHRLKRALSEDYGSAILEEKSHASADPETDPA
- a CDS encoding serine hydrolase encodes the protein MTRNRLPLLAALLLSGACGGAGGPGASAPIPLEELTRGAWPPPAMLPNDRFLPSSEAEPARHPFSGVITLAGAEIETEPAELDPRRFMGRDTKRFPDVSLGFVADGRDLIPWNRNLIVSGTRTEAGSYWDVLVGPGTVWAEPGEAWSRAAFPLQLASSVENETYNGVATFAFNDREVSGVRFQTVTQGRPYFLVQRRLMWGQLAAEFAPGPAPAGAIEAFAAEKARRLPLRPISDLRPRVGDAVFDAMHGDMNTANMVTAAFLVRDTLYAADCPTPFGELPFCREQRFGIWSVTKSTGNTVAALRLAQRYGREILEERVADHLNVTAEHDGWEDVRFRDVLNMATGVGEGSTRTEPNNTGDGYLIGYDDWYTAISKDERIRQVFRASNHPWGPGEVVRYRDQDAFLIGAAMDAYLKHRAGPEADLWEMLEDEVYRPIGVPHVPTNRLVEADGSLTLPQMSQGYYPTLDDLAKIARLLQNGGMHAGEPLLHPELTAEVLYRTDARGIAFGPPVEIGQPSYYLAVWHQNYVGEGGCVVDLPRMSGWGGHRVVLFPNGIVAIRISKVTGSDVSPVDGLAAVADRLDPFCP
- a CDS encoding aldolase/citrate lyase family protein, producing the protein MAAGNTHRNPPLRTLLLLGSVTGGLALFQGCGGAPGEEETDAMAEAEEAADTRIVDRLAAGDAIFGLFSGDHTPEAGAAMAANRPLDFVFYSLESGPFDIPALESYAAAMSEASGHMMPHPMLLRIPPIRDGHDEARDRAAQGLAAGISGIVYPHVETAEEAALAVDALGNAAWPGNPDGHLISFLLIEDQLGIDNVRQIVSTPGVSAVSPGPGDLRRVYDGDMEKVEEAIQIVLAACLEFDVPCGVTAGVDDIAMRIEQGFRVIIVTQPEAVALGMAAAGR
- a CDS encoding branched-chain amino acid ABC transporter substrate-binding protein → MHAWRGTVRHAGIVVLAAVLAVSCDGSTGPSSFEPGPLGTVTILRGESVRIRSLLSMTGAPSLGVAARRGVELAVRDVGTVLGRGVDLGDPVDSRCSPEGGRAGAAEIVADPQVVGVIGTSCSAAAVAASPVISRAGFAMIAPSTTSPVLTSDLAGTPSPDHHPGYFRVANNDLYQARAVADFAYTHLGLRRIVTLHDGDPYTTALTNAFGDAFRAVGGEVPVATGIAKGQTDMTSVLAEFAAAGPDGIFFPLFVPEGSPFAAQARGFDGLEGATLISGAALLVSEFLAEPQSEGIYFAGPQSDYRGNVNAVTGKSAETVSAAYNAEYGEHPSTPYWALAYDATTFLLDAIGAVAVEEGGRLYIDRAALRARIGAHGIEGLIGTISCDAFGDCGTGRQLIYHHTDSSVTDVDRLPVVYRFSP